In the genome of Drosophila subpulchrella strain 33 F10 #4 breed RU33 chromosome 2L, RU_Dsub_v1.1 Primary Assembly, whole genome shotgun sequence, one region contains:
- the LOC119548866 gene encoding uncharacterized protein LOC119548866: MDYLDIESFRSRYSDITVTAVPARSQAEEEQQPMAMDPEMEAKQNEPRVEITRVNGGAPSELSSTMNLTMVQRNRQQQNANAFAYATEYKEVMAKLEYTKYMQNQLQLMSLANGGGSAGGAGIDGLCGMMPTSINLDANANIEDKYSDLLNTLAEMRSELAPTIMGLRAPKDRLHRDIAQARYTVRECILLLEKDCQQESEGSPTGE, from the exons ATGGACTACCTAGACATTGAATCCTTCCGTTCAAGGTACAGCGATATAACCGTGACGGCCGTGCCCGCTCGCTCccaggcggaggaggagcagcagccgATGGCCATGGACCCGGAGATGGAAGCCAAGCAGAATGAGCCGCGAGTGGAGATCACACGGGTTAATGGAGGTGCTCCTTCGGAGCTCAGCTCCACGATGAATCTAACGATGGTCCAGCGAAACAGGCAGCAACAAAATGCCAATGCATTTGCCTACGCCACCGAATACAAGGAGGTTATGGCTAAACTGGAGTACACCAAGTACATGCAGAACCAGCTCCAGCTGATGTCATTGGCGAATGGAGGGGGGAGTGCTGGTGGAGCTGGTATTGATGGCCTTTGTGGGATGATGCCAACATCTATAA ATCTGGATGCCAATGCCAACATAGAGGACAAGTACTCTGATCTACTGAATACCCTGGCCGAGATGCGTTCCGAATTGGCGCCAACGATTATGGGATTGCGGGCGCCCAAGGACCGCCTTCATCGGGACATAGCCCAAGCCAGGTATACGGTGAGGGAGTGCATCCTGCTCCTGGAGAAGGATTGTCAGCAGGAGAGCGAAGGTAGCCCCACCGGTGAGTGA